In a genomic window of Salminus brasiliensis chromosome 12, fSalBra1.hap2, whole genome shotgun sequence:
- the nr1d1 gene encoding nuclear receptor subfamily 1 group D member 1: protein MTVLEDKMTTTMDTNNNTGGVISYIGSCGGSPNRTSPVSMYSENSNSSSQSLTQPCFGSSFPPSPNGSHDSSRMYTSSSSSSSSGSGEDGNSSCSGGSPRGRDEGTNARNSPNKSVAALTKLNGMVLLCKVCGDVASGFHYGVHACEGCKGFFRRSIQQNIQYKKCLKNETCTIMRINRNRCQQCRFKKCLSVGMSRDAVRFGRIPKREKQRMLAEMQSAMNNMVNNQLQSEFQLASLKSVTPSSSSSSSSSPCPGLTVAPKPQPPAVPLAPSPSPPAPASPPAQPAQSPPLIATSPPLCHSPGVDTTIMAITRAHRETFVYAHDKLGPVQRPHNNVDLEDQIGNRCSAGYHVNGHNTICHNNNLTLQHNGFEGASDNGHHFQSSPVSSQQHQGMPHQNNGRRLHNNNSYGVHQGQETSNNIQSQNCPWKNRKDILLACPMNMHPQADPNKTPQEIWEDFSLSFTPAVREVVEFAKHIPGFSSLSQNDQVTLLKAGTFEVLMVRFASLFNVKEKTVTFISGTTYSLEALKNMGMGDLLGTMFDFSEKLNALELSPEELGLFTAVVLVSADRSGIENINSVEMLQESLIRALRALVSKSAPGDASRFTKLLLKLPDLRTLNNMHSEKLLSFRIDA, encoded by the exons ATGACTGTACTGGAGGACAAAATGACGACCACGATGGACACGAACAACAACACAG GGGGTGTAATCTCCTACATCGGCTCATGTGGAGGCTCCCCGAACCGCACCAGCCCAGTGTCCATGTACAGTGAGAATTCCAACAGCAGTTCACAGTCGTTGACACAGCCGTGCTTCGGCTCATCCTTCCCGCCTTCTCCCAATGGCTCCCATGATTCTTCACGCATGTACaccagcagtagcagcagcagcagctctggctCTGGCGAGGATGGAAACTCCTCCTGCTCTGGTGGGTCCCCAAGGGGTCGTGATGAAGGCACCAACGCACGCAATTCACCCAACAAATCAGTTGCTGCTCTTACAA AGCTCAATGGGATGGTGTTGCTCTGCAAAGTCTGTGGAGACGTGGCTTCAGGTTTCCATTATGGTGTCCACGCTTGTGAAGGCTGCAAG GGGTTCTTCCGTCGGAGCATTCAGCAGAACATCCAGTACAAAAAGTGCCTGAAGAATGAGACCTGTACTATTATGAGGATCAACCGCAACCGCTGTCAGCAGTGCCGTTTCAAGAAGTGTTTGTCAGTGGGCATGTCTCGGGATG CTGTCCGTTTTGGCCGCATCCCGAAACGCGAAAAGCAGCGCATGCTGGCTGAGATGCAGAGTGCCATGAATAACATGGTGAACAATCAGCTGCAGAGTGAATTCCAACTGGCTAGTCTCAAATCCGTGACCCCATCCTCTTCGTCATCTTCTTCCTCATCGCCCTGTCCAGGTCTGACAGTGGCCCCTAAGCCTCAGCCTCCTGCTGTGCCATTAGCTCCTTCCCCCTCCCCACCTGCTCCTGCCTCCCCTCCAGCCCAGCCAGCTCAGAGCCCTCCTCTTATCGCCACATCCCCTCCACTGTGCCACAGCCCTGGCGTGGACACCACCATCATGGCTATTACCCGAGCCCACCGCGAGACCTTTGTCTACGCTCATGATAAGCTAGGCCCTGTACAACGGCCCCACAACAATGTTGATCTCGAGGACCAAATTGGTAACCGCTGTTCAGCTGGGTACCACGTCAATGGCCACAATACCATCTGTCACAATAATAACCTAACCCTTCAGCACAATGGCTTCGAGGGGGCGTCTGATAATGGACATCACTTCCAGTCCTCACCAGTCTCCAGTCAGCAGCATCAGGGGATGCCACACCAGAACAATGGGCGACGCCTACACAACAACAATTCGTATGGGGTTCATCAGGGTCAAGAGACCAGCAACAACATCCAGTCACAAAACTGCCCATGGAAGAACCGCAAGGACATTCTTTTG GCTTGCCCAATGAACATGCATCCTCAGGCAGATCCTAACAAGACACCACAGGAGATTTGGGAAGACTTCTCACTAAGCTTTACACCAGCTGTGCGCGAGGTGGTAGAGTTTGCCAAACACATCCCAGGCTTCAGCTCCCTGTCCCAAAATGATCAGGTCACCTTGCTGAAGGCTGGAACCTTTGAG GTGCTGATGGTGCGTTTCGCATCCCTGTTTAATGTGAAGGAGAAGACTGTAACGTTTATCTCTGGCACCACCTACAGCCTAGAGGCTCTCAAGAACATGGGTATGGGAGATCTGTTAGGAACCATGTTTGACTTCAGCGAGAAACTCAATGCTCTAGAGCTCTCTCCAGAGGAGCTGGGACTCTTTACTGCTGTAGTGCTCGTATCTGCAG ATCGCTCTGGCATTGAGAACATCAACTCAGTGGAAATGCTCCA